A single genomic interval of Bos indicus isolate NIAB-ARS_2022 breed Sahiwal x Tharparkar chromosome 5, NIAB-ARS_B.indTharparkar_mat_pri_1.0, whole genome shotgun sequence harbors:
- the LOC109558478 gene encoding olfactory receptor 9S13-like: MKNELNKNYSEVMEFILLGFQTSPDVQILLFLLFLLIYMVTVVGNISMLVVIKIDSRLHTPMYFFLRNLSYLDLCYSTVIAPKTLATFLPKDKRISYNGCATQFFFFALFVGTEGFLLAVMAYDRFSAICSPFLYTVRMSQQACVRLVIASYICGCINSMIQTGFTFSLRFCGENRLDHFFCDVPALIKISCVDTLVNEIVLFILSALIIITTTTIILVSYACILSTVLKISSTHGRSKTFSTCSSHITVVSLFYGTVFFMYAQPGAISSPEKNKIIAVFYTLIIPMLNPLIYSLRNREVKNAVKRILLRKKSFH; this comes from the coding sequence ATGAAGAATGAACTGAATAAGAATTACTCAGAAGTGATGGAGTTTATTCTGCTGGGATTCCAAACATCTCCAGATGTTCAGATTCTCTTATTTTTACTCTTCTTGCTTATCTACATGGTCACTGTGGTGGGAAATATCAGCATGTTAGTTGTCATTAAAATAGACTCCAGACTTCATACTCCTATGTATTTCTTTCTCAGAAATCTATCTTATTTAGATCTCTGCTACTCCACCGTCATTGCTCCCAAAACTCTGGCCACTTTCTTACCCAAAGACAAGAGAATTTCTTACAATGGCTGTGCAACccagttctttttctttgctctctTTGTTGGGACTGAAGGCTTTCTTCTAGCTGTGATGGCATATGATCGCTTCTCAGCCATTTGCTCGCCCTTCCTCTACACTGTTCGTATGTCCCAGCAGGCTTGTGTTCGTTTGGTGATTGCCTCCTACATCTGTGGCTGCATCAACTCCATGATACAAACAGGTTTCACCTTCAGTTTGCGTTTCTGTGGAGAAAACAGATTGGACCACTTTTTCTGTGATGTCCCAGCCCTGATCAAGATCTCCTGTGTGGACACCTTGGTGAATGAGATTGTACTCTTTATTCTCTCTGCCCTCATCATCATCACTACCACAACTATCATTCTGGTTTCTTACGCATGTATCCTCTCCACTGTTCTAAAGATCTCCTCAACTCATGGTAGGAGTAAGACCTTCTCCACTTGTAGCTCTCATATCACTGTGGTGAGTTTGTTCTATGGAACTGTATTCTTCATGTATGCCCAGCCTGGAGCCATCTCTTCACCAGAGAAAAACAAGATTATAGCTGTATTCTACACTCTTATCATTCCTATGTTGAATCCTCTGATTTACAGTCTAAGGAATAGGGAGGTAAAAAATGCTGTGAAAAGGATATtgttgagaaaaaaatcttttcattga
- the LOC139183037 gene encoding olfactory receptor 9K2-like has translation MELSSILQNPSSPPPPPSPMYTQSGTATDFVVAELWVEMKRPGNKERPSLETTFLYLDLQAGDSFDSTRIKVTISFILPCASQQVSAIGDTGTTNHSEVTDFTLLGFRVLPQLHILLFLLFLLIYTMILLGNVGMMVINMKDPWLNTRMYFFLGNLSFINLVYSSVIAPKAMINFWSVSKSISFAGCVTQLLLFALFIVTEGFLLAVMAYDHFIAICNPRLYSIQMSTCLGVQLVAGSYICGCISSVIETSMTFILSFCASWTIEHFYCDDHPLQRLSCSNIFIHKLASFCLSGIIILPTIIVIIVSYLYILSTVLKIPSTKGRQKAFSTRSSHLGVVSVLYVAVSCMYHTPDTSPELSKVASLCYTLLTPMLNPLIYSLRNKDVKEALRKILGENVFLFISV, from the exons ATGGAGCTGTCAAGTATCCTGCAGAATCCAagctccccaccaccacctccaagtCCCATGTACACTCAGAGTGGGACTGCCACAGATTTTGTGGTGGCAGAGCTTTGGGTTGAGATGAA GAGGCCTGGAAACAAGGAAAGGCCCTCCTTAGAGACCACTTTCCTGTACTTGGACTTGCAAGCTGGAG ATAGTTTTGATAGTACTAGAATCAAAGTCACAATTTCGTTTATTTTGCCTTGTGCCTCTCAGCAGGTGTCTGCCATTGGTGACACGGGAACAACTAATCACTCAGAAgtgactgacttcactctcttAGGCTTCAGGGTCCTCCCACAGCTCCACATTCTCCTCTTCCTGCTATTTCTGCTTATCTACACCATGATCCTTCTAGGGAATGTTGGCATGATGGTCATTAATATGAAAGATCCATGGCTGAACACACGAATGTATTTCTTCCTAGGCAACCTCTCCTTCATCAATCTCGTCTATTCATCTGTTATTGCACCCAAAGCTATGATCAACTTCTGGTCTGTGAGCAAGTCCATCTCATTTGCAGGCTGTGTGACCCAGCTCCTTCTCTTTGCCCTCTTCATTGTGACCGAGGGGTTTCTCCTGGCAGTCATGGCTTATGACCACTTCATTGCCATCTGCAACCCACGTCTCTACTCCATTCAGATGTCAACATGTCTCGGTGTTCAGTTGGTGGCTGGTTCCTATATTTGTGGCTGTATCAGCTCAGTTATTGAGACCagcatgacatttattttatccttttgtgCTTCTTGGACCATTGAACATTTTTACTGTGATGACCATCCACTTCAAAGGCTGTCTTGTTCTAACATCTTCATCCATAAACTGGCTTCTTTCTGTTTATCTGGCATCATTATCTTGCCTACCATCATAGTTATTATTGTTTCTTATTTGTACATTTTGTCCACAGTTCTAAAGATACCCTCCACCAAGGGACGCCAGAAAGCCTTCTCCACCCGCAGCTCCCACCTGGGAGTCGTGAGTGTACTGTATGTTGCTGTCTCTTGTATGTATCATACTCCTGACACATCTCCTGAGCTGAGTAAAGTGGCCTCCTTGTGTTACACCCTACTCACTCCCATGTTGAATCCTCTGATTTACTCTCTGAGAAACAAAGATGTCAAAGAAGCTCTGAGGAAGATCCTGggggaaaatgtatttttatttatttctgtttaa